A region of the Mycobacterium sp. NBC_00419 genome:
CGAACTTCAGGGCGTCGTCGAGGGCGACGAGGTCCTTGGTCGGGAACGGGTAGTTGACTGACAGATGGCCGGGCTCGGTGACGCCGGACAGTCGGCCGCTGGTGGTGACGGCCCAGCCCACCGGCAGGTTCGCCGGGTCGGTCGTCGCCAGTGCGCTCGCGTGGTCACCACTTGCCACTTGCGCCACCTCCCACAATCGTCTCGTTGGAACCGTGACCGTGATGCCCGTCGCCGGGAACGACCTCGTCGACGGCCGCCCATAGGATCGGCGCGTGCGTCCAGGGCTCGGACAGTGTGTAGGTGGCTGGATGGTTGCCCTTGCGGGAGAAGATCATCGCGGCGAGGATCGCCACCACCAGCAGCGGTATCCCGCCCATCAACGAGTGAATGACTGCAGTGCTCACGATGCAAACGGTATCAGCGTCAGGCCGCACCCTCGTCGAGGTAACGCACCCACGCGGGGTCGAGCTCCTTGACCGTGCACAACAGCCGCCAGTGCTGGCCCTTCGGCGGCGACGGCACCAGCCGCAATGTCCAGCCCAGCTCCGCCAGCAGCTTGTCGGCCTTGCGGTGATTGCACCCTGCGCACGCGGCCACGCAGTTCTCCCACGAGTGCTCGCCGCCGCGGCTGCGCGGGATCACATGGTCGACGGTGTCGGCCTTGGACCCGCAGTAGGCGCAGCGGAACCGGTCCCGGTGCATCAGGGCGGCCCTGGTCATCGGAATGCGTGCCCGGTAGGGCACCCGCACATAACTGCGCAGCCGGATCACCGAGGGCACCACGATCACCCGCGTCGCCGAGTGGATCACCGGCCCGGACGGGTCGTCGTGAACCACGTCGGCCTTGCCGCACAAAAGCATGATGACCGCGCGGCGCATCGGCAACGCGGTCAACGGTTCGTAGGTCGAATTCAGCAGCAATACCCGGCGACGCCCCCACACTGACCCGTCAGCCGGGCTGGGTATGTGAGGGTCTTCGTGCAGCCCTGAGCCCGGGAGGGACCCGACGGTCCCCGCCGCGGCGCGGTGACCGCGGTTCCGTTTGCGCTGCGACATGCATCCTCCGCGCTCCAGTGCACCACGGATCGGCCGCGAGCGCACGGTTATTTCGGCTGTGTTCGCTGGTCGAGTCCGTGAACTTCGGGTGACGTCGGCTGCTCCGGGAGCGACGTACACAATGGTGGTGTGTCCCAAGATCCGCAGGCCTTCTACGACGCGGTGGGTGGTGCCGCAACGTTCCGCGCCATCGTGTCCCGGTTCTACGAGCTGGTTCGGGAGGACGAGGTGCTCCTGCCGCTGTATCCCGAAGACGAGCTCGACGCCGCCGAAGACCGGCTGCGGATGTTCCTCGAGCAATACTGGGGCGGCCCGCGCACCTATTCCGACCTGCGCGGACACCCCCGCCTGAGGATGCGTCACGTTCCGTTCAAGATCGGGTTCATCGAGCGCGACGCCTGGCTGCGCTGCATGCATACCGCGGTCGCCTCCATCGACGCCCAGACACTGGACGACGACCATCGCCGCCAACTTATTACGTATCTGGAAATGGCGGCCAATTCGATGGTCAACTCCCCGTTCTGAGCCCGTCACCTGGATACTCTGAGCACCAAGGGTGCGGGGAAAGGGGTCCGGCGATGGGACGTCAAGCCAGGGCTGAGGCCACCAGACGACGGATCATGGACGCCGCCGTCGAGTTGTTCATCGATCTCGGCTACGGCGAGGCGGGGCTAGCCGAGATCTTGGCGCGCGCCGATGTCACCAAAGGCGCGTTCTACTACCACTTCGAGTCCAAGGAAGCCGTCGCGGCGGCCATCATCGACGAGACGTACGTCAAGATCGCGGGCGCGGCGACGACCATCATCGAGTCGTCCGCGCCGGCCGTGGAGAACATCGTGCGGGCCACCTTCGTCGTCGCCGACCTGATGGCCTCCGACCGGACCGTGCAGGCCGGCAAGATGCTTGCCCAGTCATTGACCCAGGTCAGCGATCGCGGGCCGAAGGCGTTTCTCGACTGGACCGCACTGTTCGTCGGGCAGGTCCGCCAGGCGGTCAGCCAGGGCGACCTCTGCGACGATCTCGACCCCGAGGACGTCGGCGAGACCGTGTGGGCCACCGTGCTGGGGACGCACGTGGTGTCCGACGCGGTGGGTGACGACGTGTTCGCCCGGCTGGCCCGGTCGTGGCGGGTGTTGCTCGGCGGGATCGTGCGAGCGGAGTCGCTGCCGTACTTCCGCGATTTCGTGGCCCGGACCTACCAGGCCTACGCGCACGCGCCGCTCACGGCACAATGAGAGAGCGTGACTTCTGAACCGAGTTGGTGGGCGAACGCGATCTTCTATCAGATCTATCCCCGATCGTTTGCCGACAGCGACGGTGACGGCGTCGGCGACCTCGGCGGCGTGGTGGCGCACCTCGACCACCTCAGCACCCTGGGGATCGACGCGATCTGGCTGAACCCGGTGATGGTCTCGCCGATGGCTGATCACGGCTACGACGTCGCCGACCCGCGCGATGTCGATCCGTTGTTCGGCGGGCTGGCGGCACTCGAGCGGCTGATCACCGAGGCGCACGCCCGCGGGATCCGCATCACGATGGATCTGGTGCCCAACCACACCAGCTCCCAGCATGCGTGGTTCCAGGCCGCCCTGGCCGCCGCGCCAGGAAGCACCGAACGTCAGCGCTACATCTTCCGCGACGGCGCCAACGGCGAAGAGCCGCCCAATAACTGGGTGTCGGTCTTCGGCGGCCCGGCGTGGACGCGGGTTGCCGACGGTCAGTGGTATCTGCACCTGTTCGACGCTGAGCAGCCCGACCTCAATTGGGACAACCCCGAGGTGTTCGACGACCTGGAGAAGACGCTGCGGTTCTGGCTGGACCGCGGGGTCGACGGGTTCCGCATCGACGTCGCGCACGGGATGGCCAAGCCGCCCGGACTGCCGGACATGAGCAATCCCGACGTCGAGATGCTGACGTCGCAGGACGACGATCCGCGGTTCAACCACGAAGGGGTTCACGACATCCATCGCGGCATCCGCTCGGTGCTCGACGACTATCCCGACGCGGTGTCGATCGGTGAGATCTGGGTGTTCGACAACGAGGACTTCGCGAAGTATCTGCGGCCCGACGAACTGCATATGGGCTTCAATTTCCGTTTGGTGCGAGCCGATTTCGATGCGGTCAGTGTTCACGACGCGATCGAGAACGCGTTGGCGGCCGCCGCGCTGGCCGATGCGAGCCCGACCTGGACGCTGTCGAATCACGACGTCGAACGGGAGGTCAGCCGTTACGGCGGCGGTGCGCTCGGCCTGTCCCGCGCCAAGGCCATGGCGATGGTGATGCTGGCGCTGCCGGGGGCG
Encoded here:
- a CDS encoding HNH endonuclease, with translation MSQRKRNRGHRAAAGTVGSLPGSGLHEDPHIPSPADGSVWGRRRVLLLNSTYEPLTALPMRRAVIMLLCGKADVVHDDPSGPVIHSATRVIVVPSVIRLRSYVRVPYRARIPMTRAALMHRDRFRCAYCGSKADTVDHVIPRSRGGEHSWENCVAACAGCNHRKADKLLAELGWTLRLVPSPPKGQHWRLLCTVKELDPAWVRYLDEGAA
- a CDS encoding globin, with translation MSQDPQAFYDAVGGAATFRAIVSRFYELVREDEVLLPLYPEDELDAAEDRLRMFLEQYWGGPRTYSDLRGHPRLRMRHVPFKIGFIERDAWLRCMHTAVASIDAQTLDDDHRRQLITYLEMAANSMVNSPF
- a CDS encoding glycoside hydrolase family 13 protein codes for the protein MTSEPSWWANAIFYQIYPRSFADSDGDGVGDLGGVVAHLDHLSTLGIDAIWLNPVMVSPMADHGYDVADPRDVDPLFGGLAALERLITEAHARGIRITMDLVPNHTSSQHAWFQAALAAAPGSTERQRYIFRDGANGEEPPNNWVSVFGGPAWTRVADGQWYLHLFDAEQPDLNWDNPEVFDDLEKTLRFWLDRGVDGFRIDVAHGMAKPPGLPDMSNPDVEMLTSQDDDPRFNHEGVHDIHRGIRSVLDDYPDAVSIGEIWVFDNEDFAKYLRPDELHMGFNFRLVRADFDAVSVHDAIENALAAAALADASPTWTLSNHDVEREVSRYGGGALGLSRAKAMAMVMLALPGAVFLYNGEELGLPNVDLPDEVLQDPVWERSGHTERGRDGCRVPLPWSGSTAPFGFSSNPDTWLPIPEQWRTLTVERQAGDPDSTLTFFGTILRLRRNAFHFTENDIEWVQLGPGVLAFFSGGVLCVLNTAASAVALPDGTVLAASAPVKDGMLPADAAAWLVTD
- the ctaJ gene encoding aa3-type cytochrome oxidase subunit CtaJ, which translates into the protein MGGIPLLVVAILAAMIFSRKGNHPATYTLSEPWTHAPILWAAVDEVVPGDGHHGHGSNETIVGGGASGKW
- a CDS encoding TetR/AcrR family transcriptional regulator; protein product: MGRQARAEATRRRIMDAAVELFIDLGYGEAGLAEILARADVTKGAFYYHFESKEAVAAAIIDETYVKIAGAATTIIESSAPAVENIVRATFVVADLMASDRTVQAGKMLAQSLTQVSDRGPKAFLDWTALFVGQVRQAVSQGDLCDDLDPEDVGETVWATVLGTHVVSDAVGDDVFARLARSWRVLLGGIVRAESLPYFRDFVARTYQAYAHAPLTAQ